AGGCTGCGGATGTGGATGCGGTCGTGTTGACGCATGTGCATCTGGACCATGTGGGGTGGGTGTCGGACGGGGTGCGGGCGGGGTTTCCGCGGGCGGAGTACGTCGTACAGCGGGATGAGCTCGAGCACGTGCGGGGCGGGTCGACGTACTCGAACCGGATCCAGCCGATCGAGGACGCCGGGCAACTGCGGGTGGTCGACGGGGAGGTCGCGCTGCGCGGGACGCGGTTGGTGCCTACGCCGGGGCATACGCCTGGGCATCAGTCGGTGGTGACCGAGCGGGCGATCCTCGGCGGTGACGTGCTGGTGCACCCGGCGCAGGCGCGCTGGCCGGAGCTGACGTACGTGTACGAACGCGACCCCGCCGTCGCCATCACTTCACGCCGCGATCTCCTCGCGCTGGCAGCCGCAACAGGCATCCCCATCGCAGCCGCACACCCCCACGCCCCTCTGTCGGTCGAGACCGCGCACGCCCCGGTCGATCCGGCGCAGGCCCGGTTGTCGGTGGGCGCCGTCGCGGTTCCGGCGGGTGGCGACGAGGTGTGCCCGCCGTACGAGCTTTAGCGGTAGCCGGTGGTGTTGGCGGGTTTGCCGGCGTTCTCGACTTCGACGATGTAGCGCCAGGCGTCGGGGCGGGAGCCGTCGAGGTCGGTGAAGTCGTAGACCTGGGCGAGTTCGCCGCTCGACGTAGATTTGCCGTTCCAGCGTCGTACGTCGGGGTCCGCCGCGAGGGCCGCTACCGCGCGGCCGACGTACGACGGGCTTTCGGAGATCGCGAAGTGCGGGACCCGTTCGGTCGCGTCCCGCCAGTTCTCCTCGCGGACGCCGAACCCTTCGAGCATCGCCTCGGACCGCAGCCAGCCGGGTGTGAGCAGTACGGCGGTCGCGTCGTACTTGTCCAACTCATGCGCCAACGCGAACGCGATCCGCCCCACCGCGCCCTTCGC
This Kribbella sp. NBC_00482 DNA region includes the following protein-coding sequences:
- a CDS encoding MBL fold metallo-hydrolase; this translates as MPGNVRGEGWLLHFHSYLVVSDAGVVLVDAGVGPAGGEAAAWLGVAGRLPQLMEQVGVEAADVDAVVLTHVHLDHVGWVSDGVRAGFPRAEYVVQRDELEHVRGGSTYSNRIQPIEDAGQLRVVDGEVALRGTRLVPTPGHTPGHQSVVTERAILGGDVLVHPAQARWPELTYVYERDPAVAITSRRDLLALAAATGIPIAAAHPHAPLSVETAHAPVDPAQARLSVGAVAVPAGGDEVCPPYEL